A DNA window from Helianthus annuus cultivar XRQ/B chromosome 15, HanXRQr2.0-SUNRISE, whole genome shotgun sequence contains the following coding sequences:
- the LOC110914597 gene encoding uncharacterized protein LOC110914597 → MPLQYPLLFPFGEQGWSPRLRLRLPAASRDKNLIVNMYYSYQIHDRAGVYSLLLKGGRLFQQYLVDAYTCIEQSRLDYINTNQNLFRSEYVAGMYDALSRGDTDSRSIGKRIFLPSSFTGGPRYMYKHYQDALAICRVHGNPQYFITFTCNVKWPEIARHLNKVNCLHAEDRPDIISRVFQMKVIKFVKFMKEDKTFGDVAAYLYTIEFQKRGLPHCHTLLWVTDPYKIQDASDIDSYVTAQFPDPCTEFSLYKTITECMIHGPCGLLNPNSPCMHEGQCSKRFPKPFQSETRFDKAGYAHYKRLQGQHHTLRNGNQIDNGYVVPYNKRLCSRFNAHINVEYCGWNMMIKYLFKYISKGADRVRFAIYRAHQNSASTSTHEPPVVNEIINFLDGRFICPHEASWRILNFPIHERQPAVQILAVHLENMQNVTFRDNHNLQSIINNPSFGKTTLTEWLSSNNADSNGRDLTYTNYPSRYRWDVSAKCWIHRAQMRTGAIGRLVYVHPTSGELFYLRTLLSHQKGCKSFDDIRTVSNITYTTFRAACDALGLTGDDREWQTAFAEASTWATSSELRSLFCHMLLFCEVSQPLTLWESEWRKMADDMLLALNSASSNPDFHVNDDDLQQHLLLEIERLLNSATPSKSLKDFGLPLPPTTILATLRNRLLMEETSYNRAALASQHCEMHSLLNANQLQVYNVVKDSTTTESQVLIFVYGHGGTGKTFLWTTIISFFRSIGKIVLATALIIWDEAPMSDRRCLECLDRTLKDILEDETRLFGGKSILLGSDFRQTLPVKPRSTRSEIIDSTLPKSYLWPFFTRYTLSENMRLKDLTDNTDSAQASGEFASWLLFIGDGLIGEPDTEDPLNTRIVHIPSRFLITPNEDALQSLIRFVYDDSILANPCAENLSNRAIVCPKNDTADQINNIILNMIPGESRTYISHDSMVPHMQNAADCETLYPQEYLNELSFPNIPPHKLNLKVNTPVISDTYYKDQAAVGDDSGRRRRDSRLARTGDNSLKLGGMLKVDQ, encoded by the exons ATGCCATTGCAGTATCCGCTGCTTTTCCCTTTCGGTGAGCAGGGTTGGTCCCCTAGACTTCGTCTACGCCTTCCAGCCGCTTCACGAGATAAAAACCTTATAGTAAACATGTACTATAGCTATCAGATTCATGATCGTGCTGGTGTGTACTCTCTTCTCTTAAAGGGTGGTAGGCTCTTCCAGCAGTACTTAGTTGATGCATACACATGTATAGAACAAAGTCGCTTAGATTATATAAATACAAACCAAAATCTGTTTCGTTCCGAGTATGTTGCCGGCATGTACGATGCTCTTTCAAGAGGAGATACAGATTCTCGGTCGATAGGTAAAAGAATATTTTTGCCTTCATCATTCACAGGCGGTCCAAGGTATATGTATAAACATTATCAAGATGCACTTGCAATTTGTAGAGTCCATGGTAATCCGCAGTACTTTATAACATTTACGTGTAATGTTAAGTGGCCGGAGATTGCTAGGCATCTCAATAAGGTTAACTGTTTGCATGCTGAAGATCGGCCAGATATCATATCCCGCGTTTTTCAGATGAAGGTTATTAAATTCGTCAAATTTATGAAAGAAGATAAAACGTTTGGTGATGTAGCAGCAT ATTTGTATACTATTGAGTTTCAAAAAAGAGGATTGCCACATTGTCATACTCTTCTTTGGGTTACAGATCCGTATAAAATACAAGATGCTTCTGACATTGACTCATATGTGACAGCTCAGTTTCCTGATCCTTGTACAGAATTCTCTCTGTATAAAACAATTACGGAGTGCATGATCCATGGCCCTTGTGGACTATTAAATCCTAATAGTCCTTGTATGCACGAAGGTCAATGTTCAAAGCGGTTTCCAAAGCCTTTTCAGTCCGAAACCCGATTTGATAAGGCTGGGTATGCTCATTATAAAAGGCTTCAAGGCCAACATCACACATTGAGAAATGGCAACCAAATTGATAACGGTTACGTTGTTCCTTACAACAAACGATTATGTAGCCGTTTTAATGCGCATATAAACGTAGAGTACTGTGGCTGGAACATGATGATCAAATACCTTTTTAAGTACATCTCAAAAGGAGCAGACCGTGTTAGATTTGCAATCTACAGAGCTCACCAAAACTCTGCTTCAACATCAACCCATGAGCCTCCTGTAGTCAATGAGATAATTAATTTTTTGGATGGAAGATTTATTTGCCCGCATGAGGCATCATGGAGAATTTTGAATTTCCCTATTCACGAAAGACAACCGGCTGTTCAAATCCTTGCAGTTCATTTGGAAAATATGCAGAATGTGACGTTTAGAGATAATCACAATCTTCAGTCTATTATCAACAATCCATCGTTTGGAAAAACGACTTTAACCGAGTGGTTGTCTAGCAATAATGCGGATTCAAATGGACGGGATCTTACTTATACCAACTATCCTTCTAGATATCGTTGGGATGTTTCCGCAAAATGTTGGATTCACAGAGCTCAAATGAGAACAGGCGCAATTGGCCGTCTTGTGTATGTTCACCCAACTTCTGGTGAACTCTTTTATTTGCGCACGTTGCTTTCTCATCAAAAAGGTTGTAAGTCATTCGATGACATTCGTACGGTCTCAAACATCACTTATACAACCTTTCGTGCAGCATGTGATGCGCTGGGTTTAACGGGTGATGATAGAGAGTGGCAAACAGCTTTTGCCGAAGCTTCTACCTGGGCCACATCTTCCGAATTGCGATCCCTATTCTGCCATATGCTTCTTTTTTGTGAAGTAAGCCAACCTTTAACTTTATGGGAATCTGAGTGGAGAAAGATGGCTGATGATATGCTTCTAGCTCTTAATTCTGCTTCGTCGAATCCTGATTTCCatgtaaatgatgatgatttaCAACAACATTTGCTTCTAGAAATAGAAAGACTGTTAAACTCTGCTACTCCATCTAAATCACTTAAAGATTTTGGTCTTCCATTACCTCCTACAACAATTCTTGCAACTTTAAGGAACCGGCTTCTAATGGAAGAGACAAGCTACAATAGAGCTGCACTAGCCTCACAGCATTGTGAAATGCATTCATTACTCAATGCGAACCAGCTTCAGGTCTACAATGTCGTCAAGGATTCAACAACTACTGAATCACAGGTGTTAATATTTGTTTATGGGCATGGTGGAACCGGGAAAACCTTCTTGTGGACTACAATAATATCTTTCTTTAGATCCATTGGAAAAATCGTGTTAGCG ACTGCACTTATAATCTGGGATGAGGCTCCAATGAGTGATCGCCGGTGTCTTGAATGTTTGGATAGAACTCTGAAAGATATTCTTGAAGATGAGACACGTCTATTTGGTGGTAAATCTATACTTCTTGGTAGCGATTTTCGTCAGACATTGCCAGTCAAACCTAGGAGTACACGTTCAGAGATCATTGATTCAACATTACCAAAGTCTTATTTATGGCCATTTTTCACACGTTACACATTGTCTGAAAACATGCGTCTAAAAGATTTAACTGATAACACAGATTCAGCACAAGCCTCCGGTGAATTTGCTTCATGGTTACTTTTTATTGGTGATGGCTTAATAGGAGAACCTGATACAGAAGATCCATTAAATACAAGAATTGTTCACATACCATCACGATTCCTAATTACGCCAAATGAAGACGCTCTCCAATCTCTCATCCGCTTTGTGTATGATGATTCAATACTTGCTAATCCATGTGCTGAAAATTTGTCAAATAGAGCAATTGTGTGCCCAAAGAATGATACAGCTGATCAAATAAATAATATCATCTTAAATATGATTCCCGGTGAAAGCAGGACATACATCAGTCATGATAGCATGGTACCTCATATGCAAAATGCCGCTGACTGTGAAACTTTATACCCACAAGAATACTTGAACGAGCTAAGTTTTCCTAACATTCCCCCTCATAAGCTTAATTTAAAAGTTAATACTCCTGTTAT